In Scatophagus argus isolate fScaArg1 chromosome 3, fScaArg1.pri, whole genome shotgun sequence, the genomic stretch CAGAATAGTTACTGTTTCCTCTAAGAGGAAAAGATCACAGTATTAAGCCTGATTCATGGCTCTCACTCGCTGAGTGTCGCTGGACAGAGATGACGTATTCTCAGCAGAAAGAAAGTGTCACTTTCCCTTTGTATTGCACAGATGGAGAACTCTATTGTCACGGATGCTGTCATTCAGCGTCTCTGTCCAAACTGCTTTCAGCAGGCTGCCTACAGCAGATATTTACTGAAtccaaatcattttcatgtcaACCTCTTTAGGAAGAAATTACCGAGTAGTTGATTTCATTTCCCATGCCACCACAGGGAGTGAGGAGCATCTCCTGCTCACGGACAGACTGAGAGCTGATCATTCAATGTAGATACGCTCAGTTAGTTGAAAACATATGGGCCTATACAGCTGGGCGTTTGTATGATTTTAACAGCTGTCTGTACAGATTATGCTTCGTTAACAGCAGTGCATAAAATGTAGGGGGGCTCTGGTTGCCACTTAAAAACTTTTTTGCTCAAGTATAAATTCAAAACAAGAGGCAACCGTTTAATGTCTGCTAAGCAACTTTCACACAGAGTGAAAGATGAGAGAAATTTCACCGTCTCTTCAAAATGACAAGTTCGATCACAAATATATCATCATGAATTTATCTCATGATGTGTGAagtcaaaacatgaaaaataaagaatgtaaCAAGTGAACGCTTCCTTGTTCTGTGGGGCAGCCTAATGATTGGAGAGGTCAAACCTGATGTCGGTAGTGTCATTTGACTGGTGCATCATTTGTGTGGAAGGGGGGATCCCAAATCTAGCATCCATATTGACAACAGTACTGTATCACTTCAATCTGAAATCCATCACAGTAACTATGGTTACATGTGTGggcaaactgacaaaaaaaaaaagtcacaatcTTCTTCTGTTTAATGACAACCACAATCTAAAGGCTCCAGACTTGAAATAACCTGAATTTGTCCATTTACACCATTAACGCAAAATAATACATTGTGAATTTGCCATAAGTTTCTCATCAACCACTTTCCTAGTCATAAATCACAATCCATTATTTACTATCCACCATCTAAGGAAGAGTCATATGAAGTAATTTATCCAAGTAGTATATCTGTCTATGTTGTAAAAGGACAGAGATTAAATTATGAAGGGTAGATAGCCAACATCTGCATCTTGGAAAAGGTACTGAATACACTGCATTAATGTTCAAAGGTAGTGTAAAACTGTCAGATCAGTAGAGCATCATGGAAGCTGACAGCACGCCCTCCAGCAACACTAATTTTTTCCTCAGAAATTCAACATCACGAGCCTCATAAAGGACTGTGGTACTTCATTACATCTGACGGGCCCTTGCACACAGTATGATCGTTGGTTGAAATTTCCTTATGCAAGAATTCAAATTTCAGTTcaactttaaaaatgtgtacatACTGACTGTGACTCATTAATCTGACACTGCAAACAACCATATTATAGGTTAGAATGTATCATGTGAGAAATGATGTCACACTGTGGGTGAAAAAGCCaaattcaaatattattttctcaTATGTTATCGCTCTGTCTTAActgttcttatttttctttgtatgtgaCCTGTATCTGACATAAGTGTCCCCAAGTGACCCCACACTTACAACACACATGCTgttaaacaacagaaaatatcagTGGGACAACAGTTCAGCATCAAATGAATAAAGTAATGGCGCAGGCATTGATTTCTTGAGCTGTTTGCTGTGGTAGCTGTAGTGTGGTGACAGTGTAACAGCCTTTATTAAATTCTACCTCTTATCTCCCAACTGTTGTTGCAGTGAGCTTCCTTATTTGGCTTTGTCTACCACTGGTGACAACTGATTAATCACGATGTAACAGTGATGtgagcatgctcacacacaaattttGATCTGACTGTTCACACAGCCGTCACATCAGCAGGAATCGGATACGAGCCTGATTTAGGACCACAACTGAAAGTGGGCCAAATCAGAACTGAAAAGGTCAGATTACGTGCGCTGTTCACACTGTCGTATCGGAACTTAGTCAAACTGTGTCTGTGATGTCAGCGAAGCTCCATGCAGACACAGCGAGCATCAGaggccgccgccgccgctgctgctcaCACACGAAGCAGAAGGGATCATAACACCGCTTAAAAAAGGTGGAAGGAGCAGAACAGAGAGTTGTCCAATCAAAGCACATCTGAAATTATCCTTGATGATAAAAATACTGTCACGTCTTGTCTGTAATGAACTCCTTAAAGTAGAAATCCAAACTGTTCAAGGTCACAGCAAACacgaggagagaggagagttacAAGCTCCAGGGTTTACACGGAATGTCCTCAAGAAGAAACTCACAGTCCAAAAGAAGTATCAGAGTGATCCTGGTTTCTTATGTGATGTCCTTCTGTCTGGGTGGCCTGTGAATGTTTCTGACCACACACTTCACCATCCACTCAATGCCCTCGTTCACTCCATCCCTGTATCAAAGCAAACAAGTCATCTAGTAGCAatttaaattcttttctttcttgaccAAGTACATGAAGACGGAGCACCTAAGATAGCAACGCATTTTTAACAGTTAGGTCTCTAGTTTTGCCATGGTGGGGAACGGTGTGGTGGTACTGCTGAAATCCTGAGCAACTGATATTGTGAACATTAGCAATTTACGTGTCAGATTTTGGTTCAACACTGAGATCCATcagcctgcacacaaactgtttacCTGACTGTGCTGACACAAATCTGATGAGAAACACTCAGCTTCTTTACAAGAAGTGTCTTAGTGTTTCACTCGATTAAGTGCCTTATTTAAAGGTGTATTATGTAGAATTTGCTGGCTGCTGTTTGTAGACACATCCTTCAAAAATGCGGTAAGCaagaaagatagaaaaatagaaaatccaATCCAGTGGCAATGAAAATCCCAACACCATGTTTGATTAGCTTCCACTTCAGAAACTGAACATTGTAAGTCTCACACTCGTATCCATGGTTCTATGTAAAACAGTCGCACTCTTACCCTGTGAGGGCAGTACACGGCTGGACTAAACAATCTCTCCTGCCGATCTTTGGGGCTGAGTCACTGAAGGCTGTTTTAATGTCCGGCACTGTCAAACAGTTCTGAAAAGAGAGCAGATACAGCATATGATTTACAAcggcaaaaacaaaactgtcaaaccCACAGGACCACACCATTCATTATCTCAAAAAGAGCAGGTCGCACTAAGGGCGACTCAAACCAAGCAGTGACGTGATACTAGAGCAGTCCAATCCGAGATTCAAAACCCAGAGattttcagtttacagtgaaataaaataacagatccttacatctgagaagctgaagTCATATATTAAAATGCAAACCGCCATGGtttgcattttaatgacattttatatgaCTTGGAAGATTTGGAAATGTTGATAAgcaaaacatacacaacatgTATGAACAAGTCCTTGGATGAAGATTTCTATATTCTCACTTGtacacactgcagctctgaggaAATATTCCCTGTCAGAAGTGTCTTTTGTTACTTCTGGTGTATATAGGTTTGAGTAAAACGAGGGATATGTTGCACTAATTTTTTCAGGATCAACAGTTACATCAACATTTGGTTTCCTTATGAATCTGTATGCATCTGAACACAGTCTTAGTTTAGTGGTCATGCAGTACCGGAACATCCTGCTTGTTGGCCAGCACAAGGAGAGGGACGCCTTCTAACGCCTCACTGCTGATCATTTTCTCTGGAGGAGATGAAGttgttaaataaaattattgtttcaacaaagaacaaaaccagTGTTTCTATAATCACTGAATACAGACTCAGATACCTTTGGATAATGGCTTTTTGTCAGTTCCCTGTTGTGTTActgattttctctttccatactatggatgtttttgattttaatacAATGAACAAGAAACCTGGAATTAAACATTGATgccacagttttgtttaaagGGCTCAATGTCAGAGCAGGCTTCAACCTTTTAAATATTACAGAGCATAGGGTTACAAAGTGTGTTACTCACCAAAGGCCTCCTTTGATTCTGACAACCGCTCTTCATCAGTTGAATCGATCACATAGATGACTCCGTGGGACTCAGCATAAtactaaatataaatatgaaaacaaaacatcagagcaGGCTTCTGGGCTGAAATAGCAAACAGCGtcacagctgaatgacagcACCAGAACGGCAATGATGCCTTTGGTACAACTGCTGAAGGAGGGCATGACTATCAGTGTTAGAGGCACTGTGAGGTTTCACAATTTGATGCAATActggtaaaaaataaatcaaaaaccAGAATATTCTGGGAAAAAAATTCATCAAAATGTGAGCTTAAAATCTGAGGATAAAGATGTGATATTATGAGAACAAGACacaacagtgacagaaaaaggagaaccaaatgatgaagatgttcaaagctttaaaaaacaaaatgttttgatgacaTTATGACacattggtttgtttttttttctggaggaAGAAGCTAAAGAGTGAGCCATCTCATTTCCTTGCCATCTCTGTTGAGAGTTGCACATGCACAGTACTGACCGGGCACTGACATGGGGGCCAGCGACAACGTTACAGtggacacttttttttaaatatcttttatttcagtctctccctctctcagatATGAAATGGGTTTGTCAGCTTCGGACAAATAAGCGGCACAGAAAAGGAATGGATTGATAGATGtatactgttgttgttgtggtgtaTGAGTTTTAACTCACTTTGTCCCACAGAGACTGGAGCTCCTCCTGACCTCCCAGATCCCAGAACATTAGACGAGCCTTGCCCACATCGATGGTACCGACTGTGAAGGAAAATGGTTGAGGAAATTAtagagaagagggagaaatcCAGCACCTACACTTAATAAGACAAATATGATCTTTACTACTAATGATCAGCATGGCAACTTGCAATAATTATTGCAGTTAGCCGGTACTTTAACTCCCTTAAAGTATCACAAATTGACCAATTGCCTTTGACCACAAGTAGTCACTTTGTCAACTCAGCTGACACAGAGTTCGGTAAGTTAGGTAACCCTGGTGCTTTGATTTTAAAGGAGATTTATCAGTTTTACTGGTATGGTATTGGTACTGGTATATGAGTACTGTGATATGTACTGTGTTTCGTTGTATATGTGATGTAAATCAccagccaaaacaaattccttgtGTCTACCAACATACTTGGCCCATCAACCTGAATCTGTTACTGAAATGTTTACTTACTGTTCAGGCCAACCGTGGTTGTGATCTTTGATAAATTCATCCCCTTATAGTTCTTActgaattttgttttggtttgttccAGAAAGGTCTGCAAAGAGAGacaacagtgaaatgaacaAATAGTCAAATTACACATCTTAGGGCTGGACTGaatctattttctttctttttattttacatgccAAGCTTGTGTTGAGGTTTTCAAATAAAGCTTTGAATGTCCTTcctcaaaacaaaatctgaataaaGTGAGTTACTGGACCAACAGAAGCCCTGAGCAGCGAATGCAGACAGAGCTTTTTTCTAAGGCTCTTTGTACATTACTacaataaaagtaataataataacaataataacaatgataatgatACACTGGACAAAGCTATAGTTATGGGTTCAATATGTTAAAGTGTAAAACGATAAAAATGATTTATCATTGTTTGGTTTCCTATGAAATAACTTTGAACACACTGGGTTCATCAGGAGCCTATATAATATAATTTGATCAAATCTTACACTGCATATTTCATACACGTTTGTGCAGTATTTATTGCAATTAAGACATAAGAAATTTCAGGAAGTCTATATGTTTGGCCGTTTCAAGCACTCATTTTAATGTCTAATTTTATAGACGCGCAACAAAACGACGGCTGGTTTTCGTTAACGACGGCTCAAATCACTTACTCAAACAAATGAAGTCCAGTTATTAGTGTTTGAAATACACAACTGACAATACCGTCACTAGTCAAtccaaaacaacacattcaagtTTACCGTTTTCCCAGCGTTGTCCAGTCCCAGGATCAAAATGCAATATTCGTCCTTTTGGAACATGTACTTATATAATCCAGATAACAAAGTGTACATCGTGGAAAGAAACGTAAACAACACACGCATTTGCTAACTATTGTTGTCAATATTAGCTTGATTACATAGCTTAGCCCATGTATGAGGCCAAACACAGCTGCACACGATACTCTAGCTCCATTATACTcgaaaaaaataaacaaatctacAAACACGGGTGAACAGTGATCGTAGGTAAATACAACACGTCTGTAAAAGTTGTTTGGAGCGATCTTCTTTCTATGGCTTCAGCTCTATGATGCAGCAGTGACGCTACGTGTAATCTAACCCGGAAGTACGGCTATAGGAATTATGGGAAATCGTGTGCAAGAGCTCTCGTTTCTCCTGTTCTGTTAACAGACTGtatattcaaataaaacttCGCTTCCCAGAAAGCACTTTCGCGTTTCTCTGCGATTCAAGAGCACAatcatttaaaggaaaaatccacctTAAGATAACATTGTTTGTGGTGGCAAATCGACAATAAGTTTGTGACTCATTCAGAGGGTCCATAAAagatcataaaaaaaatcaacaaacgTGCAATTAATCACATGACTGATATTGTAGCAGATTTACAATTTACAGAATGCGATATTTATTGttcaaaatgcaaaagtaacaacaacaatagaTATTAGTTGGTTTTCTTACTGAACAGTTAGTGAAAGGAAGGTAGTTAGGTCACTTAGCTAACTACCATTACCACCAAAAACCATCCCAATAACAGTACCTATGAATCGAGTAAATACAACACTTAAAACAATAATGATATCTGAGAGTAGTAAAGCAATTACACTCAAagttgtattgttttatttttaacctctAGGTGTTGCAATCAAAACAAGCCAACTTGTACACAGCAAAATATTCCCAGTTCAAAATGATGATATGGCAAACAACTCAGCAACCAGCTGCCTATTTTCACATCCAgtacacacagagcaacatcagCATTCACTGGGAGTCCTGTTTCTGGCAACCCAAAGAAA encodes the following:
- the arfrp1 gene encoding ADP-ribosylation factor-related protein 1 yields the protein MRVLFTFLSTMYTLLSGLYKYMFQKDEYCILILGLDNAGKTTFLEQTKTKFSKNYKGMNLSKITTTVGLNIGTIDVGKARLMFWDLGGQEELQSLWDKYYAESHGVIYVIDSTDEERLSESKEAFEKMISSEALEGVPLLVLANKQDVPNCLTVPDIKTAFSDSAPKIGRRDCLVQPCTALTGDGVNEGIEWMVKCVVRNIHRPPRQKDIT